A single genomic interval of Flavobacteriales bacterium harbors:
- a CDS encoding response regulator transcription factor has translation MSAGRILLVDDQSLVLDGLEALIGTQRDLVMVGRALDGREALTRAAELQPDVVLMDISMPQMDGIESTRAMRKVSPGSRVLVLSMYNNREFVHELLDAGAAGYLLKNTGKEELLHALRVVASGGEYLGEAVRAVMRQPDRFRQRIGDKGYIPLTKREKEIVQLICAELSTTDIAGRLFISPQTVETHRKNILQKLDLHNTAGLVKYAMERGWVPGIA, from the coding sequence ATGTCCGCCGGTCGTATCCTGCTCGTGGACGACCAGTCCCTCGTTCTGGACGGTCTCGAGGCGCTCATCGGTACGCAGCGTGACCTGGTGATGGTGGGCAGGGCCCTGGACGGCAGGGAGGCGCTGACGCGTGCCGCTGAGCTGCAGCCCGATGTGGTGCTCATGGACATCAGCATGCCGCAGATGGACGGCATCGAGTCCACCCGGGCCATGCGGAAGGTGAGCCCGGGGAGCCGGGTGCTTGTGCTCAGCATGTACAACAACCGGGAATTCGTCCATGAGCTGCTGGACGCAGGAGCGGCGGGGTACCTGTTGAAGAACACGGGCAAGGAGGAGCTGCTTCACGCGCTGCGCGTGGTGGCCTCCGGTGGCGAATATCTGGGCGAGGCGGTGCGGGCGGTGATGCGGCAACCCGATCGCTTCCGACAGCGGATCGGCGACAAAGGGTACATCCCGCTGACCAAGCGCGAGAAGGAGATCGTCCAGCTCATCTGTGCCGAGCTGAGCACGACCGACATCGCCGGACGCCTGTTCATCAGTCCGCAGACCGTGGAGACCCATCGCAAGAACATCCTGCAGAAGCTCGACCTTCACAACACCGCCGGCCTGGTCAAGTATGCCATGGAGCGGGGCTGGGTGCCGGGCATCGCCTGA
- a CDS encoding sensor histidine kinase yields MCVKAQAQHRGSSSPLAPYYRSEQKLRERRDLAGAARLADSLEALGAHAPQLARFGRVVRADLLNMSGHPDQAIRLLEVDLPRMEDPFELRYLHAREHGRALVNLHIDSLASLSLRQALALAGSGSHDRERADCLLLLAEVDRQHGRYEEALAGFIEAERIAMRAGYSRGVCMALNDQGNINYYQGRWPEALDKYRVFLGCARAAGEAALVRKALNNIGSAIAKQDGPLQAIAHYEEALRENGPLGDTAFAARVEANIGTMYKRLKDLDKAEAHLRRSLALHSAIGDTVAQASGLFFLSAVLWEQGRTDSALATVRRSIERARLRQDAERIAEAEERYARWLRELGRYEEAFRHHDHAQALRDSLSTVKESEVVHRLEIQHATEKNRQRLALTEAELDRARSEAGRRREQRNLLLALAALLVVIAGLLVRSIRQQRHLRRNEQALHDQQVDELMRGQELRVLQATVRTQHEERERIAKDLHDRLGSLLSAVKLQFGALESRISTVREEQEEQYVKVYRLLDEAVSEVRRISHDMLRGSLARNGLVNALEDLRDSIVLKGRLEVELDVFGLEDRLDRSLEVTVYRIVQELVTNALKHARPSELSISVTRGRGRLSIIVADSGSGFDPSKGADGLGLVNVRQRAGELGGHVQVDTTLGKGTTVSVEIPCS; encoded by the coding sequence ATGTGCGTCAAAGCCCAAGCCCAGCACCGGGGCTCCTCCTCTCCGCTTGCGCCGTACTACCGTTCCGAACAGAAGCTGCGCGAACGTCGTGATCTGGCGGGGGCTGCACGTCTTGCGGACAGCCTGGAGGCCTTGGGAGCTCACGCACCCCAGCTGGCCCGCTTCGGGCGCGTGGTCCGTGCCGACCTCCTGAACATGAGCGGGCATCCGGACCAGGCCATCCGGCTGCTGGAGGTCGACCTGCCTCGGATGGAGGATCCGTTCGAGCTCCGCTACCTGCACGCCAGGGAGCATGGCCGTGCGCTGGTCAACCTCCACATCGACTCGCTCGCTTCGCTGTCCCTGCGGCAAGCGCTCGCACTGGCCGGGAGCGGTTCCCATGACCGCGAGCGCGCGGACTGTCTTCTTCTCCTGGCCGAGGTGGATCGGCAGCACGGCCGGTATGAGGAGGCCCTGGCCGGATTCATCGAGGCCGAGCGGATCGCCATGCGCGCGGGGTATTCCAGGGGGGTCTGCATGGCCCTCAATGATCAAGGGAACATCAACTATTACCAGGGGCGCTGGCCCGAGGCCTTGGACAAGTACAGGGTCTTCCTCGGGTGCGCGCGCGCGGCCGGTGAGGCCGCACTGGTCCGCAAGGCCCTCAACAACATCGGTAGCGCGATCGCCAAGCAGGACGGCCCCCTGCAGGCGATCGCCCATTATGAAGAGGCGCTGCGGGAGAACGGCCCGCTCGGCGACACGGCCTTCGCGGCCAGGGTGGAAGCCAACATCGGCACCATGTACAAGCGGCTGAAGGACCTTGACAAGGCGGAGGCGCACCTCCGGAGGTCCCTCGCCCTGCACAGCGCGATCGGGGACACGGTGGCGCAGGCCTCCGGGCTGTTCTTTTTGAGCGCGGTGCTTTGGGAACAGGGGCGTACCGACAGTGCGCTGGCCACGGTCCGGCGCTCCATCGAAAGGGCCCGCCTGCGCCAGGATGCCGAGCGCATCGCCGAGGCGGAGGAGCGCTATGCCCGCTGGCTGCGGGAATTGGGGCGGTATGAGGAGGCCTTCAGGCACCACGACCATGCGCAGGCGTTGCGCGACTCGTTGAGCACCGTGAAGGAGAGCGAGGTCGTCCACCGGCTCGAGATCCAGCATGCCACGGAAAAGAACCGTCAACGGTTGGCGCTCACGGAGGCCGAGCTCGACCGCGCGCGCTCGGAGGCCGGACGCCGCAGGGAGCAGCGGAACCTGCTCCTGGCGCTGGCCGCGCTGTTGGTGGTCATCGCCGGATTGCTGGTGCGGTCCATCCGCCAGCAACGCCACCTGCGCCGGAACGAGCAAGCACTGCACGACCAGCAGGTGGATGAGCTGATGCGCGGGCAGGAGCTCCGTGTCCTGCAGGCCACGGTGCGCACCCAGCATGAGGAGCGGGAGCGCATCGCCAAGGACCTGCATGACCGGCTGGGCAGCCTCCTGAGCGCGGTGAAGCTTCAGTTCGGTGCCTTGGAGTCGCGCATCAGCACGGTACGGGAGGAACAAGAGGAGCAGTACGTGAAGGTGTACCGCCTGCTGGACGAGGCCGTGTCGGAGGTCCGCCGGATCTCCCACGACATGCTGCGCGGATCGCTGGCCCGGAACGGATTGGTGAACGCCTTGGAGGACCTCCGCGACAGCATCGTGCTGAAGGGCCGGTTGGAGGTCGAACTGGACGTGTTCGGGCTGGAGGATCGCCTGGACAGGTCGTTGGAGGTGACGGTATATCGGATCGTGCAGGAACTTGTGACCAACGCCTTGAAGCATGCCCGGCCTTCAGAGCTGTCCATTTCAGTGACCCGCGGACGAGGGCGCCTCAGCATCATCGTGGCGGATAGCGGATCGGGCTTCGACCCTTCGAAAGGAGCGGACGGGTTGGGGCTGGTCAACGTCCGACAACGTGCCGGCGAGCTGGGTGGCCACGTCCAGGTGGACACCACATTGGGCAAGGGCACCACCGTCAGCGTGGAGATCCCTTGTTCGTGA
- a CDS encoding GIY-YIG nuclease family protein: MALFYVLYSAELDRYYIGHTTEAMEGRLRKHLSAHRDTGRSMALPFSRRSCGSELHAWTDRVIRRIRGVHRVVTGPGIVKEAAAPSRWSERSRRYWSG, encoded by the coding sequence ATGGCGTTGTTCTACGTGCTGTATTCGGCGGAATTGGACCGCTACTACATCGGTCATACCACAGAGGCCATGGAGGGGCGGCTGCGCAAGCATCTGTCCGCCCACCGCGACACGGGCCGATCCATGGCCCTTCCGTTCTCGCGCCGATCCTGCGGATCGGAACTTCATGCATGGACCGACAGGGTGATCCGTCGAATTCGCGGGGTCCACCGTGTGGTGACCGGTCCGGGTATCGTCAAGGAAGCTGCTGCACCTTCACGCTGGTCGGAACGGAGCCGCCGATATTGGTCAGGATGA
- a CDS encoding Ig-like domain-containing protein, with protein MRLSAILLTFLMGIDLWAQSVNLQAGTATGVHPGQVFDLPIVVNTDLTGLDVRSFQLSVTKPSTCTFQNVIVDPGDLLHGVGTPVANATTTVLIAWAGTAPLSGSGTLLRLRFQANSTGSTNIQFTPAGSNLFNEGSPTLSFTNGSVSVTPGPVITVNPASAVLIPGEALTLTASGGTAPYLYSSTDPAVGTVSGGSWTAVAQGLGKAQAEDAISNTGTNSGWYDVRTFDLDIGSATGYTTQELRVPLTMKDPSGTGFYAGDIRVDGHTALQFTGLDVAGYLLDGMNLQTNTSGASVYLSFADAMPRSPMGTDTLGWLRYEKPDPGAGNYTLSIGGALFDETHNVRAATGSLSFQNLPAIGITPGTGSVQAGLTLLFATTGAVVPPVAWSVSDPTVGSIDAAGLFTALDNGTVQISLIDAIGNTASTGTIHVWDALLKVEDVQAPVGGDVWVPVTLGPSVNNEDVRAFSIDVGFDATRLAFVAWESIGTLSDGWLAATSTSAGTLSVVAASADPFQPGGVIGYAHFEVLPAFTSGTTTVTLLSSLFNEGDPVVLHDHGVLTVSNGGCASPGCTNPYACNYDPDAVCDDGSCAFSGPDCIAALALRVMLEGPYVTGSGLMDDDLRATLLLPSGEPYTALSYSYTGTGGGVSADPGAFAASGSDAIVDWVVVELRDAALPATVVHSRPALLQRDGDVVDLDGVSTLDLSAHTGDHHIAVRHRNHLGCMTADPVHIATGPIMVDLTSPTTTTYGTGARKDLGGTMVLWAGDVTFDGLIKYVGAGNDRDPILAEIGGTVPTAISSGYKGTDVNLDGVIKYAGPSNDRDIILTNIGGSVPTSVKVQQLP; from the coding sequence ATGCGCCTATCCGCCATCCTGCTCACGTTCCTGATGGGCATCGACCTGTGGGCCCAATCGGTGAACCTCCAGGCCGGTACCGCCACCGGGGTGCATCCCGGCCAGGTCTTCGACCTGCCCATCGTGGTGAACACGGACCTGACCGGCCTTGATGTGCGCAGCTTTCAACTGAGCGTGACGAAGCCCTCCACCTGCACCTTCCAGAACGTGATCGTGGATCCGGGGGACCTGCTCCATGGCGTGGGCACACCCGTGGCCAACGCCACCACCACGGTGCTGATCGCCTGGGCGGGCACCGCGCCGTTGAGCGGCAGCGGCACGCTCCTTCGACTGCGTTTCCAGGCCAACAGCACCGGCAGCACCAACATCCAGTTCACCCCGGCGGGCTCCAACCTGTTCAACGAAGGAAGCCCCACCCTCTCCTTCACCAACGGCTCGGTGAGCGTGACCCCCGGTCCGGTGATCACGGTCAACCCGGCCTCGGCCGTGCTCATCCCCGGCGAGGCGCTGACCCTCACCGCGTCCGGTGGGACGGCCCCCTACCTCTATTCCTCCACGGATCCCGCAGTGGGCACGGTGAGCGGAGGTAGCTGGACGGCCGTGGCACAGGGTCTCGGAAAAGCACAGGCCGAGGATGCCATCAGCAACACGGGTACGAACTCGGGCTGGTATGACGTGCGCACTTTCGACCTGGACATCGGGAGCGCCACCGGCTACACCACGCAGGAGCTGCGCGTGCCGCTCACCATGAAGGACCCCTCCGGCACCGGGTTCTACGCGGGTGACATCCGGGTCGATGGCCACACGGCGCTGCAGTTCACCGGCCTGGATGTGGCCGGGTATCTGCTGGATGGCATGAACCTCCAGACGAACACCTCCGGCGCCTCCGTGTACCTGAGCTTCGCCGATGCCATGCCTCGAAGCCCCATGGGGACCGATACGCTCGGCTGGTTGCGCTATGAGAAGCCGGACCCCGGTGCGGGCAATTACACGCTGAGCATCGGTGGCGCTTTGTTCGATGAGACCCACAACGTGCGCGCGGCCACCGGCTCCCTCAGCTTCCAGAACCTGCCTGCCATCGGCATCACCCCGGGCACCGGCAGTGTTCAGGCGGGCCTGACCCTTCTCTTCGCGACCACCGGCGCGGTGGTCCCGCCGGTCGCATGGTCGGTGTCAGACCCCACCGTCGGTTCCATCGACGCGGCGGGGCTCTTCACGGCGTTGGACAACGGCACGGTCCAGATCTCGCTCATCGATGCCATCGGGAACACCGCCTCCACAGGCACCATCCATGTGTGGGATGCGCTGCTGAAGGTGGAGGACGTGCAGGCTCCGGTGGGCGGCGACGTCTGGGTCCCGGTGACCCTGGGGCCCTCCGTGAACAACGAGGATGTCCGGGCCTTCTCCATCGACGTGGGCTTCGATGCGACGCGGCTCGCCTTCGTTGCGTGGGAGAGCATCGGCACGCTCAGCGACGGCTGGCTGGCGGCCACGTCGACCTCCGCAGGAACCCTGTCGGTGGTGGCCGCCAGTGCGGACCCCTTCCAGCCCGGTGGTGTGATCGGCTACGCGCATTTCGAGGTGCTCCCGGCGTTCACGTCAGGCACCACGACGGTCACCCTCCTCTCGTCGCTCTTCAATGAAGGGGATCCGGTCGTGCTGCATGACCATGGCGTGCTCACGGTCAGCAATGGCGGCTGTGCCTCGCCCGGATGCACCAACCCCTACGCGTGCAACTACGACCCTGACGCCGTCTGCGATGATGGAAGTTGTGCGTTCTCCGGTCCGGACTGCATTGCCGCACTCGCCCTTCGGGTCATGCTGGAAGGGCCCTATGTTACCGGTAGCGGGCTCATGGACGACGACCTGCGTGCGACCCTTCTTCTTCCTTCCGGCGAACCGTACACCGCATTATCCTACTCGTACACGGGTACCGGGGGTGGCGTAAGTGCGGACCCGGGCGCCTTTGCTGCGTCCGGGTCCGACGCCATCGTGGACTGGGTGGTGGTGGAACTGCGCGATGCCGCACTGCCCGCAACGGTGGTGCACAGCCGACCGGCCCTGCTGCAGCGCGACGGCGACGTGGTGGACCTTGATGGCGTCTCCACCCTGGACCTCAGCGCCCACACCGGCGACCACCATATCGCGGTGCGACATCGCAACCACCTCGGTTGCATGACCGCCGACCCCGTGCATATTGCGACCGGTCCGATCATGGTGGACCTCACCAGCCCGACAACGACCACCTACGGGACCGGTGCCCGAAAGGACCTGGGCGGTACCATGGTGCTCTGGGCCGGTGATGTCACGTTCGACGGCCTCATCAAGTACGTGGGAGCGGGGAATGACAGGGACCCCATCCTGGCGGAGATCGGCGGGACCGTCCCCACGGCCATCAGCAGCGGCTACAAGGGCACCGACGTGAACCTGGACGGGGTGATCAAGTACGCCGGCCCCAGCAACGACCGCGACATCATCCTGACCAATATCGGCGGCTCCGTTCCGACCAGCGTGAAGGTGCAGCAGCTTCCTTGA